A region from the Panicum hallii strain FIL2 chromosome 1, PHallii_v3.1, whole genome shotgun sequence genome encodes:
- the LOC112903420 gene encoding probable F-box protein At4g22030 codes for MEGLRLQSLGGAALLPAARPHRRRGGNRLRARASVRGGVRQLAVSIDDLRLARDAVVAGGGADGHAASGRGAAVAPQEDRAAEKLRAVADAAADRAEMHDIIGRQRDNWNHLLLHSTNSLTLAASVMAALAPAAPSVVALKASAGALFATAAVTMAAVNKIQPSQLAEEQRNATRLWRQLERDVRYTAAAPVVTDADVQEAMDRVLALDAAYPLPLLPGMLEKFPKTLEPTRWWPKRQMKNKPAQTKAVNGARRGATAGNGWTQDLEDEMRGIVRVLRAKDEQEYVTAGKRVLTLNRGLAVAGPALAGTAAVAAAFVGAGEVGSWASGAAVLCGALAAAVNTVEHGGQFGMLFELCRNVAGFYRKVQEDIEACLDEADVDRRENGEVFETKVALLLGRSTSDLRLFREMASPSIKDEDIKDFAGKLF; via the coding sequence ATGGAGGGACTTCGTCTCCAGTCGCTAGGCGGCGCCGCGCTGCTCCCGGCCGCGCGCCCGCATCGGCGCCGCGGGGGGAACCGGCTGCGCGCCCGGGCGAGCGTGCGCGGCGGCGTCCGGCAGCTGGCGGTCAGCATCGACGACCTGAGGCTCGCTCGGGACGCGGTcgtcgcgggcggcggcgccgacggcCACGCCGCCAGCGGGCGAGGCGCCGCCGTCGCTCCGCAGGAGGACAGGGCAGCCGAGAAGCTCCGCGCGGTGGCGGATGCCGCGGCGGACCGCGCCGAGATGCACGACATCATCGGGCGCCAGCGGGACAACTGGAACCACCTGCTGCTCCACTCCACCAACTCCCTCACGCTCGCTGCCTccgtcatggctgcgctcgcgCCCGCCGCGCCTAGCGTGGTGGCGCTCAAGGCCTCGGCGGGGGCGCTCTTTGCCACGGCGGCCGTCACAATGGCCGCCGTCAACAAGATCCAGCCGTCGCAGCTCGCGGAGGAGCAGCGCAACGCCACGCGCCTCTGGAGGCAGCTGGAGCGCGACGTCCGGTACACGGCTGCGGCGCCGGTTGTCACCGACGCCGACGTGCAGGAGGCCATGGACCGGGTGCTCGCGCTGGACGCCGCGTACCCGCTGCCGCTGCTCCCCGGGATGTTGGAGAAGTTCCCCAAGACCCTCGAGCCCACCCGGTGGTGGCCAAAACGGCAGATGAAGAACAAGCCGGCTCAGACTAAGGCCGTCAACGGCGCCCGGCGAGGCGCCACGGCCGGCAACGGCTGGACGCAAGACCTAGAGGACGAGATGCGCGGCATCGTGAGGGTGCTCAGGGCCAAGGACGAGCAGGAGTACGTGACGGCCGGCAAGCGGGTGCTCACCCTGAACCGTGGCCTCGCCGTGGCCGGGCcggcgctcgcggggacggcggccgtcgccgcggccttcgtcggcgccggcgaggtCGGATCCTGGGCCTCAGGCGCGGCAGTCCTCTGCggcgcgctggcggcggcggtgaacaCGGTGGAGCACGGCGGCCAGTTCGGCATGCTGTTCGAGCTGTGCCGCAACGTCGCCGGGTTCTACCGCAAGGTCCAGGAGGACATCGAGGCGTGCCTGGACGAGGCCGACGTCGACCGGAGGGAGAACGGCGAGGTGTTCGAGACCAAGGTGGCGCTGCTGCTCGGCCGGAGCACGTCGGACCTCAGGCTGTTCAGGGAGATGGCGTCGCCGTCGATCAAGGACGAGGACATCAAGGATTTCGCGGGGAAACTGTTTTAG